Genomic DNA from Mauremys mutica isolate MM-2020 ecotype Southern chromosome 13, ASM2049712v1, whole genome shotgun sequence:
cgGTGGGatatgagttactacagagaattctttcctgggtgtctggctggtgagccttgcccatatgctcagggtttagctgatccacatatttggggtcaggaaggaattttcctccagggcagattggcagaggccttgggggtttttcaccttcctctggagcatggggcacgggtcacttgctggaggattctctgcaccttgaagtctttaaaccacgatttgaggatttcaatagctcagacataggttaggggtttgttacaggagtggttgtgtgagattctgtggcctgcattgtgcaggggatcagactagatgatcataatggtcccttctgaccttggagtctgtgagtctatgagtctatctacTTATCCATACCTACCTAtctccagacaccccctctatctatctacctatctactGAGCTGTTTGCAGTCTTGTTGTAGCCGAGCTGGTCCCTGTAAGCCTACAGACTCACCcgtgtggtgcctcctgctggtctctcagggaattagctcgatttccagcccagagcgccctctgcaggctagtAATCCACCAcaactggcccccgtgtccctcccggaccccgctTCCCATTCTCTCTGAGGTGCTGCCCCCCGACAATACCCCAACAATCTCTGTGGGTCTCTCTTccccggggagcccccacccGCTACCCCCACCTCGCCTCCGTCTGGGCTACTGCCTGTCCTCACCcagcccactcactggggcagactgcagtataaaagccactcatcacaggcaagggggtttgACCTGCTGCCTTCTTCTACCACCCAGTACCTCAACGGGCctgggaccaggccctgcagcctggggagtcaccaggctggagctcccctgctcctctggctcttccccagccctgcttcactcccaggtACCCTCTtattcccctgcagccaggccagtcTCCCTCCACAGCTAGAGGAGAGACTCTTGctctgcttctggctgccctggccttcttataagcagcggcggctccaggcaccagcgctccaagcacgtgcctggggcggcaagccgcgggggggggccTTGCCGGtccctgggaggggggcagtcaggcagccttcggcggcttgcctgcgggaggtctgctggtcccagggatttggcagcaattcggcggcaggtacgccaAAGCTGCAgaaccggtggacctcctgcaggcatgtcgccgaatccgcgggaccggggacctcccgcaggctgctgaaggcagcctgcctgccattcTTGCGGTGGCAAAAacactagagccgcccctgcttataaGGCCCAGCTGCCCTGATTGGAGTGTGGCCCAGGTGTAGCaccttccccaatcagcttggGCTTTTTCTCCtaaccctgagccctctcccagggctggcttctaccctgtcagggctggagtggggaaccaccccactacagtccCACAAcactagagacacaaggtgggtgagctgatatcttttattggaccaacttctgttggtgaaaaagacaaacttttgaactacacagagctcttcttcaggtctgggaaaggctctcgctctctctccccccatcgcTCCTCCTAGCCTTCCATTCACagcatgtgtctgtctgtctgcctgtctaaTCCATTTCTCTCCCCAGAGGGAAGGTCTATCAGAACTCCGCGATGGGATATTATGGAACACAAAAGAGACAACCAAACTCTGCAGAGTGGCAGAACTTTCCTCTGGCTTTGGAAAGCAGCAGCCCTGAGTCCCCGTTTCCCTCCCCAACAAGCCACGAGGGtgcagaagagactgacacactGTGAGTTTGGGTGAGTGTTTCGAAAAACTTAAACATCTTAATGATGccctctgtgcttcagttgcACAACTGcagatccccacagcccccagtccAGGGTGAGCTGATGTCACGGCAGGTTGTGCTGATACTGACTGAGGAGGTTAAATATTTGGAGAAGAAGAACAGAGCTCAGAAGCTGTGGCAGGGCTGGACCAGGCAAGGCATTTATCTGGAGTTCCTCATGTTGCTGTCTCCCTGTAAGTCATTCTTTATTACTTGGGAGGGAGAGCATCACGGTGCATTCACTACCAAGTTACTCCTGTTTCACACCATattagatttacaccagctgaggatctggcctgataTGTTTGTTCAATTAACCTCAATACCTGATTGACAgctgcattactccagttttacaccagtgtaattgcACTGAAATCATTTCTCATCTGCACAGAGGATCCTTTGCAGGGCTCCAACAGGATAAACGGGTTTAAGTATAATATACAATTTATTTAAGGTCACTTGGGACACCAGATGTGTTTAAAGGGTCTCAGatgtaaatgagaattaggcccaTTGATTGAAGTAGAATTACACCTGCATAAAAACTGGAGTAATGTAGCTGTGACTCAAACTATCTGTTTCTGAGATTATCAGGACAAAGATCTTGGGAAAGAAACTGAGTTGAATTTGCCACCACAGAGCAGTGGCCTGTTTACATCagttgtggggctggctgcattGACTCCAATGGTGCTATGGCcgctttacaccagctgggaattTGTCCATTGACTCCACTGGAACTATGGACAATTGACACTAGTGGCGGctctttccttttaaaattagCGATTGATTAGATGAAAAAGAACTGTTGTCCTGAGattcatgtttttcttttttggaatTAGTGaacatattgggccagattcacaGCTGGTACAAATCAAGACTGCCCCTGTACTCTGAAGGagcaacactgatttacaccagctggcccAAAGACTTTGAATGCAAGAACATTCTTCCAAAAATGGGATGAAGTGGGTAGATTAAATTCCCAGCTGACGTCTTTTACTATGAattggcttggcagaatttgattttattttatttttaattttgatggTCAATATTGATAttgatttttcaatttttatcaatttaaattttcacagttgcacaaaattatgtgtttaagcttttttttccaatttttatcaatttaaatgtccCTGTTACAGGAAATTATGGAGGGCTCAGACAATCGGGGGTCGGGGGgggtcagacaacaattatttaatgacaggagacattgagattcaaaaagttaaaactttataacCGTTAAAATgctttgtcaacatcacatgtcaaaatatacaaaggaaaTATCCTTAATGAAACTCGAAGGAGTTCTCAAGcatcatttttcttactttgtctagctgtaaatttcaattattatccATGGAAATATTtgtcattggtttgtgtgtgtatggtgaaatagaCATTTACCAACAcatactgataaaaatctaatccttccacaCCTAGCCATAAGGCATGATTTATTTAGTGCTGGGTGAAGAATAGATTTTTTGATTGATTGTAAATttcacaaagtaaaaaaaaattatgcaaaaCAAATTTTTCAGTGAATCCAAAAGTGAAAAGAAATTCATTTTGggccaaacaaaatgttttgttttgacaaaactgAAACGTTGCATTTCCATTTCAatcattttacatattttttttttaaattaaatagaaggacattttgaaacaaaaagtcattttgattttttcagaactttttcaatgaaaaatttggCAGAATCAACACAAATTCACAGTGTTTTTCTGTcatcaaatctgcatttttcaccaatAGAAATTCAGCcaaaaaattcacccagctgCAGTTTTATTAGCCTGCAGTGCGTTGGGAAGATCAGCCTATTCAGTTAGTATTTTACATTTTCATATAgatatggggatgggggagactcctcgcattttaatttaatttaatttaaattttaaaacttcatgaaaaaaatattttatacagcctgtggaactcaccacCACAATAAGGCTCTGAGGCTAAGGACAGGTTTCTTAATAAGATTGTACATTTATAGGTTTAATGAGACCATCAAGCGTTACATTTGCAATGACTGTTTAAACAAATTAATTGTAAGGAATCTAAGCTTCCTGATTCAGAGCATGAGCCAGCCTCTAACTAATGGAGGTTAAAAAGAATATACCCTCTGAGCAAGGTATCCCAGGAGTGTCTAGTTGGGAGACAGAGCTGCATGGAGCTTGGACTGATGAATGCCTTGTGTATTACAAAGGTAAATATCTTTCCTTCAAATCTAACACCCTAacagtccctcatttcaggcagCTTCCATGTTGGATAAAGAATCAGGCTGCTTAACTGCAGTTTAGTCCCTACCACTAAGAACCATGTTTCATGATAATGTTGCTCTTAAGAatcttgggccagatttttaaaggtatttaggtgtctaaagaggTAAATAGCTACTTAGGTGTTTTCActcagtgcctaactcccatttaaaCCAATAGGCATTAGGCATCTATCTTCTTagtgaggtgcctaaatacctttgacatTCTGGCCCATATAGATGCAAATAGCCCTTTCCCAACTCAGCACCATGGACAGAATCCGTCACTGCTTCACATTCCTATAGCTTCTATTAACATATCTACATGCAACATGCTGGAGTCATGCTATTCTATAAAGGGGGGTCTTTCGAAAGCAGAGGACATGGGACCAGGTTTACAAAGATATTCAGgcccctaaagatgcagataggcacctactgGGATTCAAACACAAacctaagtgagttaggtgcctgactcccattgaatttcaacAGGATTTGTGtgcccctttgtgcctttgaaaatctcccccaacgTGATCAGATATAGTGGGGACAGGCCCCAACACCagaactagagagagagagagagactgtggagAGAACAagtagcaggcaggcaggcagatagACAGGTCTAGAATAAGAGCAACACCTGTTTACACCGTTTGAGGATTTGGCCTTTTGTGGTTGAAGTGGTGGATCAGGAGAAACTAGCCCAGGGCTGTTAGGAGGAGAAGTGATATGGAGAAGCAACGTGGTTCTATTGGCTGCAACTCAGAAACCTGGTTCtgttcctgattctgccactgatcttgggcaagtcacttctcttctctgtgcctcagtttcccaccaccTTTTGCTTATTTAGTACTTCAGGAAAAGTACTACCCATGaccgtgtgtctgtgcagtgcccggcacCAGGGGGCCTCCAGAGGCAACTGTTGCCTTAAGAGCCGCGAAGGCCTGGCAAGACAACTCTTGCATCTTTGCTCTCTATTTGTGAAGAGTGAATAACTGATCTGTCAGTTTGGTGGCCAAATGGAAAAATCCAAAATACTTTCATTTTGGCTTGATCTAAAAtgaattttttccagtttttcccacagaaataaaaacctgaaaaatttcatttcaggatgaactaaatattttgttcaacCCATCAtgaattgtttgttttgtttcattttggggtgtttttgcctTTTTTCTTTGATTATTGGTTTAAATAAATTTAGCTAAATTTCTTAATGAAACTTCATTTTGAAACATAAAACTTTTgctccaaaaatgtcaaaatcaaaCATTTAGATTTTACTAATTTTTGGCCTTTTTTTATTGGACATGATTCACTGAATTTGACCCTAATTCATGAATAGCTTCTGTCTGCCTTAACTGCATTTTTCAGAGAATAAGCTATTCCTCCAAAAGTTGTCATCCAACTGTATATTATGGGTATGAAGAAACCACATGGACATCACTGGGTAGCAAATAACCATGTGTATTAACTATACACAAACCTACAAGGTCTAGCTACCTATAGATACTGCTACTCTATATGGGTGACTTTTTCAATAGAAGACAGGCAGGCTCACTGGAGGGCTCTGAAGCTACTTAAAGGGGATCCTACCCAATTCCTATAACAATTTCCTCTCCTTTCTAGGAACAAACATGGCAGAGGCAGTGACCCCGAATCAGACCATGGTGACTGAGTTCATCCTGCTGGGACTCTCCTCCAACCCAGAGATGCAGCTGATCCTCTTCATGGTCTTCCTACCCATCTACCTGCTAACCTTGGCTGGGAACATCCTTATTATGGTCACCATTGTTCATGACCGGCACCTCCATAcacccatgtatttcttcctcaccAACCTTTCCTTCATCGACATCTGCCACGCCTCGGTCACTGTGCCCAAAATGCTGTCCGACTTCCTCTCGGCGGAGAAGACCATCTCCTTTGGGGGTTGCGTGGCGCAGATGTTCTTCCTCCACCTTTTCACCTGCACAGAGATCTTCCTCCTCACTGTCATGGCCTATgaccgctacgtggccatctgcaaccCCATGCACTACCTCACCGTCATGAACCACAAGGTATGTTTGCTGCTGGCTGGTGCTGTGTGGCTGGGTGGGACCGTGCACTCCCTAGCTCTGACCAGCATGACCATCAAGCTGCCGTACTGCGGGCCCCGGGAGATAGACAACTTCTTCTGTGATGTGCCGCCGGTCATCAGGCTGGCCTGCACCAACACCTACATCATCGAGGTGCTCATCATCTCCAACTCGGGGCTCATCTCTGTGGTCTGCTTCGTGGTGCTGGTGGGCTCCTATGGCGTCATTCTGGTCTCCCTGAGGAACCGCTTCTCCGAGGGGCGGCGCAAGGCGCTCTCCACCTGTGCCGCCCACCTGACGGTGGTGATGCTCTTCCTGGGCCACTGCATCTTCATCTACTCCCGCCCTTCCACCAGCTTCTCTGAGGACAAGGTGGTGTCGGTGTTCTTCACAGCCATCACCCCCTTGctgaaccccatcatctacaCCCTGAGGAATGAGGACATGAAGCGGGCGCTCAGCAAGCTAGTGGGGAGAAAGGTGGAGGCAGAGGAGAAATAGAGCTTGGACCTCAGGACGGGATGTGTAGGAGAAAGCTCCTAGAGTTCCACCGCCAACCCCAATGGGGCTAATTTATCGTGGCAGTGACTATACTGCTACTAGTCTTCCTGTGTTGGTAGTGACAATGCTGTTGCCTTGGCCCTTGGCGCATATCCCTCCGCAGGGCTCATCGGCTGGGCTTTGAACCCACTAAGCTGGGTCTAATTGACATTTTATCCAGCCAAAAATTATCCTGTCAAAAAATGggattttgtcaaaaaaaaaagggaaagtatcAGTTTTTCcaaacttatttatttattgatggGAAATTTGAAGTGAAATGAAAGTTTCCATTTTGTTTCCAATTTCAATAGCTAATTTTTTGTCAGTCCTTAGATTGGGGATGGGCGAgttccttttcttttctatttctatgttctctttttttgtttcccCATCCAAGGTGGAAGTAGAAAagagggggaaagggaagagacCCCAAAATGTCATTTTCCCTATTGCTTAGTGGGAAATTTCTAAGTGAAATGAAAGTTGtcttcattttgatttttgcaatttttaaaaagtatttaggtgccttgtgggatttttcaaagcacATGTGCACCTTATTCCCATTCATTTTAAGGCACCTAGGTACAAATCTGGTGCTCAGTCAGTGCCTAACACCTACAGCTGGTCAAAACTTTGTCAATGACTTTGTCAAAAAAACTTTGTATTTACCAAAAATGTTCATGTTTCTAAACAACATCaaaccaaaataattaaaatagtcACATTTTCATGTTGAAACTACTGTAAAATTCTCACCTTCTATCAATTTTTCTGTCCTTTGACAAagtgggggaaggaaaaaaacagaGTAAATAATTAAGATAAATGTTTCTCCAATTTCAACCAGAGGCACtgttgcctagtggatagtgCACTGAACTGGGACTTAGGAGACTGGGTTTTAGTCCTGGCTCAGCCtctaccactggcctgctgggtgaccttgggtgagtcacttcaccaccccttgcctcagtttccccatctataaaatgaacaCAGATTGCTCTGTAACAGTGAGGTGTTATTAATATTACTATAAAGAAGTTTTCTGTAGCTGCAGAAAAAGTTTTTAACACCACAACACAGATTCACCCCCCCATTCCAGTTTGACActgctactgaaatcaatgggtttCCTCCAGTGCGCTAGACTCAGGCCCAGTGAGGCTCAAAGGGACAAAGGCTCCTCTCTgctacactagtgtaaatctggagtaactcataGACTCGtagggaccatcatgatcctatagtctgacctcctacacagtACACGCCCACCCACTgttgtaatagacccctaacctctggccgagttactgacatcctcaaattgtgatttaaagacttcaagttacagagaatccaccactgacactagtttaaacctgcaagtgacccgtgccccatgctgcagaagaaggcaaaaccccccagggtctctgccaatctgactcagggagaaaattccttccctactCCAAATAGGGTGAtcggttagaccctgagcatgtgggcaagacccagcagccagacaccagggaaagaattctctgtagtaactcagagcccttcccatctagtgtcccatcaccagccattggagatatttactgctagcagttgcagagcAGCTACATGCtgttgtaggcagtcccatcacaccatcccctccatgaacttatcaagctcaggCTTCAAGCCACTTAGGTTTTCTTGCCCCCACTgatccccttgggaggctgttccagaacttcactcctctgatggttagaaaacttcacctaatttcaaggttaaacatgttgatggccagtttatatccatttgttcttgtgtccactttGGCACttcacttaaataactcctctccctccctggtatttatccctctgatgtatttagagagagcaatcagatctcccctcagtcttcaaCTGGTtatgctaaacaagccaagctcttgggcaacaaaatggcaaatgaaatttaatgtggataaatgtaaagtaatgcacattgggaaaaataaccccaactatacatacaatatgatgggagctaatttagcgacaacgaatcaggaaaaagatcttggagtcatcatggatagttctctgaagatgtccacgcagtgtgcagcagcagtcaaaaaaacaaacaggatgttaggaatcattaaaaaggggatagagaataagactgagaatatattatttcccttatataaatcgatggtacgcccacatcttgaatactgcatgcagatgtgtctcctcatctcaaaaaagatatactggcattaaaaaaggttcagagaagggcaactaaaatgattaggggtttggaacgggtcccatatgaggagagagtaaag
This window encodes:
- the LOC123348518 gene encoding olfactory receptor 4E1-like, with the translated sequence MAEAVTPNQTMVTEFILLGLSSNPEMQLILFMVFLPIYLLTLAGNILIMVTIVHDRHLHTPMYFFLTNLSFIDICHASVTVPKMLSDFLSAEKTISFGGCVAQMFFLHLFTCTEIFLLTVMAYDRYVAICNPMHYLTVMNHKVCLLLAGAVWLGGTVHSLALTSMTIKLPYCGPREIDNFFCDVPPVIRLACTNTYIIEVLIISNSGLISVVCFVVLVGSYGVILVSLRNRFSEGRRKALSTCAAHLTVVMLFLGHCIFIYSRPSTSFSEDKVVSVFFTAITPLLNPIIYTLRNEDMKRALSKLVGRKVEAEEK